One genomic segment of Nothobranchius furzeri strain GRZ-AD chromosome 10, NfurGRZ-RIMD1, whole genome shotgun sequence includes these proteins:
- the gstt1a gene encoding glutathione S-transferase theta-1a, translating to MELYLDLISPPCRSVYLFATAVGIPFEFKLVELLEGKQYSEEFGKLNIVRKIPVLKDGSFILTESTAILMYLVQKCSSAVADHWFPANLQQRARVNEYLSWQHLNLRTHCAKVFLLKTLYPFAMGSEVPKEKMDAALDDMKQSLDLLEEKFLLDKPFILGDNISLADLVAVVELMQPLGSGVNSLESRPRLMAWKERVKKKLGEELFDQAHQKLLEAKGLQQEIQNSPHLQKLQPVFVKLFR from the exons ATGGAGCTCTATCTGGACCTGATCTCTCCACCCTGTCGCTCTGTCTACCTGTTTGCCACAGCTGTTGGGATCCCCTTTGAGTTTAAGTTGGTGGAGCTCTTAGAAG ggAAGCAGTACAGCGAAGAATTTGGAAAACTCAACATTGTGAGGAAGATTCCTGTTCTGAAGGACGGCAGCTTCATCCTGACTGAAAG CACAGCCATCCTGATGTACCTGGTGCAGAAATGTTCGTCAGCAGTGGCAGACCACTGGTTTCCAGCCAACCTGCAGCAGCGCGCTCGTGTCAACGAATACTTGTCCTGGCAGCACCTGAACCTCAGAACTCACTGTGCAAAGGTCTTCCTGCTCAAG ACTCTGTATCCATTCGCCATGGGCTCCGAGGTCCCGAAAGAGAAGATGGATGCCGCTCTGGACGATATGAAACAGTCTCTCGACCTGCTGGAGGAAAAGTTCCTCCTGGACAAACCTTTCATTCTTGGCGACAACATCTCTCTGGCTGATCTGGTAGCTGTGGTGGAGCTCATGCAG CCTCTTGGATCGGGCGTGAACAGCCTCGAAAGTCGACCGAGGCTGATGGCCTGGAAAGAGCGAGTGAAGAAGAAGCTCGGAGAGGAGCTGTTTGATCAAGCTCACCAGAAGCTTCTGGAAGCTAAAGGTCTGCAGCAGGAGATACAGAACAGCCCGCATCTGCAGAAGCTTCAGCCAGTGTTTGTGAAGTTGTTCCGCTGA